A window of Streptomyces sp. NBC_01224 genomic DNA:
GCCGAGGTGCGAGGAGGCCAGGATGACCGTGGCCGCGCTGGTCTGGGCGGCGAAGCCCTGTGGCGGCTTGAGGTCGGTGAGGCCGCTGCCCATGGTGCGGATGATGCGCCAGCCGCCCAGGTAGGTGCCGAGTGCGATGGCCGTACCGGCACAGACGATGACCCAGACCGGCGGGTTGGAGCCGGGGTGCAGGACGCCACTGGTGACCAGGGCCAGGGTGATGATGCCCATGGTCTTCTGCGCGTCGTTGGTGCCGTGGGCGAGGGAGACCAGTCCGGCCGAGGCGATCTGGCCGGCGCGGTAGCCCTTGGCAGTGGCCTTCTCCTGGGCGTCGTTGCGGATCTTCCCGCCGATCCGGTACGTCAGCCTGGTGGCCAGCAGTGCGGCCAGACCGGCGACGATCGGGGCGGCGACCGCGGGGAGCAGCACCTTGGTGACGACGGTGCCGCCGTTGACCGACGACCAGCCCGCCGACATCACGGCTGCGCCGATCAGTCCGCCGAACAGGGCGTGCGAGGAGCTGGACGGCAGTCCGACCAGCCAGGTCAGCAGATTCCACAGGATGGCGCCGACGAGTGCCGCGAAGATGACTTCTGTCCGCAGCCCGTCCTCGTTGATGATCCCGCCGGAGATCGTCTTGGCGACCTCGACCGACAGGAACGCGCCGACGAGGTTGAGAACGGCGGACATGGCCACCGCTGTCTTCGGTCTGAGTGCACCGGTCGAGATGGTGGTCGCCATCGCGTTGGCGGTGTCGTGGAAACCGTTCGTGAAATCGAACACTAGAGCTGTCACGATCACAATCGCGAGTAGCAGCGTGATGTGTTCCATTTACCCAGGCAATCGTTCGACGTCATTGGCACGTGGACCGTAGGCAACCTGGATGAACGGAAGATGAACTGGGCAGGGCGCTGTGGTGACTCCAACCGGAGTCGGGCCGTTCCGTTTGTCCTTCGCGGGGCGGTGGGGGCCGGGCGAAGGGGCGATTCGGGCCCGATTCGCCCTCTGTCACCCCCTTTGTAAACTTCTCCGGTTTGTGACTTATCCCCCCGATCGCATGCCCGTTCGCCTCCAGGGCTGACAGGATCTCCGCATGAGCGATCAGCAACGGGATGCGATCGAACGTGCCTGGGGCGGTGTCGTCGCCACCGCCCGCAGGACGGCGGCGGACGGCCTCGTCGTCGGGACCTCGGGAAATGTGTCGGCACGGGTCGGCGGGACGGTCCTGGTCACCCCGAGCGGAGTGCCGTACGACCGGCTCCGCCCCGAGGACGCCGTCGGCGTCGATCTGGAAGGCAACCGTGTCCTCGGCGAACTGGCCCCGACCAGCGAACTCCCGCTCCATCTCGCGGTCTACCGGAACAGTGATGCGGCCGCCGTCGTGCATACCCACGCGGTGCACGCCACGGCCGTCTCCACCTTGGTCC
This region includes:
- a CDS encoding inorganic phosphate transporter, with amino-acid sequence MEHITLLLAIVIVTALVFDFTNGFHDTANAMATTISTGALRPKTAVAMSAVLNLVGAFLSVEVAKTISGGIINEDGLRTEVIFAALVGAILWNLLTWLVGLPSSSSHALFGGLIGAAVMSAGWSSVNGGTVVTKVLLPAVAAPIVAGLAALLATRLTYRIGGKIRNDAQEKATAKGYRAGQIASAGLVSLAHGTNDAQKTMGIITLALVTSGVLHPGSNPPVWVIVCAGTAIALGTYLGGWRIIRTMGSGLTDLKPPQGFAAQTSAATVILASSHLGFSLSTTQSCSGAVMGAGLGRQGGVVRWSTATRMFIAWGLTLPAAGLVGAGAELLTKQGTWGVVVVAALLVVGSGAIWLVSRRKPVGHGDVAPTGGDAEPAGVVTTAIAAVSPPLTTAQAAAQDLKTTIPAPAGTTQDPARPATV
- a CDS encoding class II aldolase/adducin family protein; amino-acid sequence: MSDQQRDAIERAWGGVVATARRTAADGLVVGTSGNVSARVGGTVLVTPSGVPYDRLRPEDAVGVDLEGNRVLGELAPTSELPLHLAVYRNSDAAAVVHTHAVHATAVSTLVPEVPSVHYAAAMLGGPVRVAAYARYGTEELAENMLAALRGRTGCLLQNHGTVTYGATLDEAYDRTAQLEWLCRLWLTASSVPGHTPALLSPAQLRDVQEALKGYGQPG